The Etheostoma cragini isolate CJK2018 chromosome 15, CSU_Ecrag_1.0, whole genome shotgun sequence genome window below encodes:
- the LOC117958702 gene encoding adhesion G protein-coupled receptor E2-like — MFSTTLMLGYPKDDYRLTSKWLRFTGIGGDRIITSCLPNNRAGSVNSVYLEFSYPTNESLPATGTAYTNGLFCGAKYYPIQISVVLCPGGFYIYNPASHPHGNLVFATYHYECNPDSCGPLAECSDRGGCICVSGFRIPPGYLPTPQSYGCVDINECKETVGLCGPSSTCVNTPGSYNCDCLKGFQANNSALPPGSSNICKDIDECLDNVCGDGGTCLNNVGSFVCKCLKGYRLVPDAAPLCQDVDECFNSTVCGPESICTNTPGGYTCACQVGFTPTAPGQEPNKTNICIDINECVTYTTICGPNSNCTNSYGSYACACLSGYRLNNHDVIASITNPCTDIDECSETPGICGKLTVCTNVPGTFYCSCPDGFFPSTGVVWEMGITFCKRIQDILDAIKPPEGQTKERAFLSNIGEQLQNHTDVVLPGATVSNSLSASMEVSGVGPRASSITVSSEGNGEIGSVILDISDRLVAAMVRLSPPNQTTTAVQTPTVDLTLHTIGPGSHDEDNVALSAKGQTMEINLQAIASTSNGSAAIAFMTVNGMESLLSHQYFQTENTTEMYSDVFTAIIPTINTTNLTEPVNFTIQHQKVPDSGIVTCVYWKEGSQEEPMQWSAEGCWVAFTHENYTVCSCSHLSTFALIMQIGEPPPDNPFLDWLNRMCVIIGLFFLALAIFTFMLCSWNPKINNTARLHLCLNLFFTHLLLLWNDKYVDQKLACKVMAGLLHFIVIAGFVWMLLEALQLHLLVRRLSKVQVIQRDGLPRPLLYLIGYGVPFVIVGVSAVIYSDGYGATDNTCWLSRQRSFNWALTGPVIVILGLNWILFCATLWSLRPTLVNMKSDVSQSKDTRLILFKIVAQFVILGCTWILGLYQTNLFFRVLFIILNSQQGTFLYIVHCLLNKEVRDEYIKWLTCSFNKPKEGGSVKDAPSVSEDWDKAEEKTG; from the exons ATGTTTTCAACAACTTTGATGCTCGGCTACCCAAAGGATGATTATCGTCTTACTTCAAAATGGTTGCGCTTCACAGGGATCGGTGGCGACAGAATTATAACAAGCTGCCTTCCAAACAATCGTGCTGGTAGCGTGAACAGCGTTTATTTGGAGTTTTCATATCCAACAAATGAATCTCTACCTGCAACAGGGACTGCATATACTAATGGTTTATTTTGCGGTGCAAAATATTATCCGATTCAAATCAGCGTGGTCCTCTGTCCTGGAGGATTCTACATATACAATCCAGCCTCTCACCCACACGGCAATTTGGTTTTCGCTACCT ATCATTATGAATGTAACCCAGACTCCTGTGGACCACTTGCTGAGTGTTCAGATAGAGGAggatgtatttgtgtttctgGGTTCAGAATCCCTCCAGGATACCTACCCACTCCACAGTCATATGGTTGTGTTG ACATAAATGAGTGCAAGGAGACTGTAGGACTTTGCGGTCCATCCTCCACCTGTGTCAACACCCCTGGATCCTATAACTGTGACTGTCTGAAAGGATTCCAGGCAAACAATTCAGCATTACCGCCTGGAAGCTCCAACATTTGCAAGG atATTGACGAGTGTCTTGACAATGTCTGTGGTGATGGTGGTACCTGTCTCAACAACGTAGGaagttttgtgtgtaaatgccTTAAAGGTTACCGCCTTGTACCTGACGCAGCTCCTCTTTGCCAag ATGTTGATGAGTGTTTCAATTCCACCGTCTGTGGCCCTGAATCTATTTGCACCAACACCCCAGGAGGTTATACCTGTGCATGTCAGGTGGGATTCACACCGACAGCACCGGGCCAGGAGCCCAACAAGACCAACATCTGTATTG ATATTAATGAGTGTGTAACATATACTACCATCTGTGGTCCTAATTCCAACTGCACAAACTCATACGGATCTTACGCCTGCGCCTGCTTGTCTGGTTACCGGCTGAACAACCATGACGTGATAGCCAGCATTACTAACCCATGCACAG aTATAGATGAGTGCAGTGAGACACCTGGTATATGTGGTAAACTAACTGTGTGCACTAATGTACCGGGGACATTCTATTGTTCTTGTCCGGATGGATTCTTCCCTTCAACTGGAGTCGTGTGGGAGATGGGCATCACATTTTGTAAAA GGATTCAAGATATTCTAGATGCAATTAAACCCCCAGAG GGTCAGACAAAAGAAAGAGCTTTCCTAAGCAATATAGGTGAACAACTTCAAAACCACACAGATGTCGTCTTACCAGGAGCG ACAGTGTCAAACAGCCTTTCTGCATCTATG GAAGTGTCAGGCGTCGGACCACGTGCCAGTTCAATCACGGTGAGTAGTGAAGGAAATGGGGAGATTGGCAGTGTAATCCTGGACATCTCGGACCGTCTAGTTGCTGCGATGGTGCGACTATCTCCACCAAACCAAACCACAACAGCAGTGCAAACTCCAACAGTGG ATTTGACCCTACATACCATTGGCCCGGGGAGTCATGATGAAGACAATGTTGCACTTTCTGCCAAAGGCCAGACCATGGAAATCAACTTACAGGCTATAGCCAGCACCAGCAAtg GCTCTGCAGCAATTGCCTTTATGACAGTGAATGGGATGGAGAGTCTTCTTAGTCATCAATACTTTCAAACGGAGAACACAACAGAAATGTACTCGGATGTTTTTACTGCAATAATACCGACAATAAACACCACCAACCTCACAGAGCCTGTCAACTTTACCATCCAACATCAG AAAGTACCCGATTCTGGAATAGTGACTTGTGTGTACTGGAAAGAGGGAAGCCAAGAAGAGCCAATGCAGTGGTCGGCAGAAGGCTGTTGGGTTGCATTCACTCATGAAAACTACACAGTGTGCAGCTGCTCCCACCTTTCAACATTTGCCCTTATCATGCAGATTGGGGAG CCTCCACCAGATAATCCATTCTTAGACTGGCTAAACCGAATGTGTGTAATTATCGGACTGTTCTTCTTAGCTTTGGCCATCTTCACCTTCATGCTGTGTAGCTGGAACCCCAAGATCAACAACACAGCCCGTCTTCACCTCTGCCTCAACCTCTTCTTCAcccatctgctgctgctgtggaatGACAAATATGTTGATCAAAAG CTGGCCTGCAAAGTCATGGCAGGGCTTCTCCACTTCATAGTTATAGCAGGTTTTGTGTGGATGCTGCTGGAGGCGCTCCAGCTCCACCTTTTGGTACGGAGGCTCTCTAAGGTGCAGGTCATCCAGAGAGATGGCCTCCCCAGGCCTCTTCTCTACCTGATTGGCTACGGCGTTCCATTTGTGATTGTGGGTGTTTCTGCAGTCATATATTCTGATGGATATGGTGCTACTGATAATAC GTGCTGGCTCTCTAGACAGCGTAGTTTCAACTGGGCTTTAACAGGCCCTGTGATTGTTATCCTTGGA cTCAATTGGATACTGTTCTGTGCTACTCTATGGAGTCTGAGACCCACCCTGGTCAACATGAAAAGTGATGTTTCTCAATCCAAAGACACAAG GTTGATTTTGTTCAAGATTGTGGCCCAGTTTGTCATACTGGGCTGTACCTGGATTCTGGGCTTGTACCAGACAAACCTTTTCTTCCGGGTCCTCTTTATAATTCTTAACTCCCAGCAGGGCACGTTCCTCTACATTGTCCACTGTCTGCTCAACAAGGAG GTTAGAGATGAATACATAAAATGGCTGACCTGTTCTTTCAATAAGCCCAAAGAAGGAGGATCTGTG aaaGATGCACCGTCAGTCTCCGAGGACTGGGACAAGGCTGAAGAGAAGACAGGCTGA